A window of the Isosphaera pallida ATCC 43644 genome harbors these coding sequences:
- a CDS encoding N,N-dimethylformamidase beta subunit family domain-containing protein — protein sequence MIFPSSQTRVARPTPHRVPRDHLTRRHWWRRVGGLVAWLTWRTSRFSTLSAPGATNDDTLFAPPTLAAYLDRLSAQPGEQVALHVSTTAERFDLEVARLGQRVETVQTLANLKGRAHPIPKDASSHGCRWPQTLSWTIPQDWRPGYYELRLRAQVKGSSQPATATATAFLVVRAPGRGRPGIPLLVLATNTYNAYTNWGGYSLYAYNGKDGVQGRRVSFNRPLTSQFATWEWPFVRWAEARGIELDYAVNSDLEFHPELLETTPLFLSVGHDEYWSKPMRDHLEDWLDRGGNAAFFSGNSVCWQVRSEEDGRALVCYKQAFKHDPVFARDDHATLSTLWSHHLVKRPENQLTGVGFQYGGYHRSHGQLMTFPGGYHVHRPNHWLFEGTGVEQGSLIGSKHTVVGYECDGCDFVIDPETALPVPTGRDGTPNTFEILASAPAIWHPDDCEWYDRWDKGRIGAAVLGVYRRATPNGGTVVTAGSTDWSHGLTLDKDGPDPVIERVTLNVFKRLGQRFSG from the coding sequence ATGATCTTTCCATCCTCCCAAACCCGCGTGGCACGTCCCACCCCTCACCGAGTCCCCCGCGACCATTTGACCCGTCGTCACTGGTGGCGGCGCGTCGGTGGTTTGGTCGCTTGGCTGACTTGGCGAACGAGCCGCTTCAGCACGCTCTCCGCCCCAGGAGCGACAAACGACGACACGCTCTTTGCGCCTCCCACTCTGGCGGCCTACCTCGATCGTCTCAGCGCTCAACCCGGCGAGCAGGTGGCGCTCCATGTCTCAACCACGGCTGAGCGATTCGATCTGGAAGTCGCGCGACTGGGCCAGCGGGTCGAAACGGTTCAGACGCTCGCCAACCTGAAGGGTCGCGCGCACCCGATTCCGAAGGACGCCTCCTCGCACGGCTGTCGTTGGCCCCAAACCCTCTCTTGGACCATTCCCCAGGATTGGCGGCCGGGCTATTACGAACTTCGCCTCCGCGCCCAGGTCAAAGGGTCGTCGCAACCCGCCACCGCCACCGCCACCGCGTTCCTAGTGGTGCGGGCACCGGGGCGAGGACGCCCGGGAATCCCCCTTCTGGTGTTGGCGACCAACACCTACAACGCCTACACCAACTGGGGCGGTTACAGCCTCTACGCCTACAACGGCAAGGACGGGGTCCAGGGTCGCCGCGTCTCGTTCAACCGACCGCTGACGAGTCAGTTCGCCACCTGGGAATGGCCATTCGTGCGTTGGGCTGAGGCGCGGGGGATCGAACTAGATTACGCCGTCAACTCCGACCTCGAGTTCCATCCCGAACTTCTGGAAACCACGCCGCTTTTCCTCAGCGTTGGCCACGACGAATATTGGTCCAAACCGATGCGGGACCACCTGGAGGACTGGCTCGACCGCGGCGGCAACGCTGCCTTCTTCAGCGGCAACTCGGTCTGCTGGCAGGTCCGCTCCGAAGAGGACGGCCGCGCCCTGGTCTGCTACAAACAGGCATTCAAGCATGACCCAGTCTTCGCCCGCGACGACCACGCCACCCTCTCAACCTTGTGGAGTCACCATCTCGTCAAGCGTCCCGAAAACCAACTCACTGGCGTCGGCTTCCAGTACGGCGGTTATCATCGCAGTCATGGCCAACTGATGACCTTTCCCGGTGGTTATCATGTTCACCGCCCCAACCATTGGCTCTTCGAGGGGACCGGCGTCGAACAAGGGTCGCTGATTGGCTCCAAACACACCGTTGTGGGCTATGAGTGCGATGGTTGCGACTTTGTGATCGACCCCGAAACCGCCCTACCGGTCCCTACCGGACGCGACGGCACCCCCAACACGTTCGAAATCCTCGCCAGCGCCCCGGCGATCTGGCATCCCGACGATTGCGAATGGTACGACCGTTGGGATAAAGGCCGCATCGGCGCTGCGGTCCTAGGGGTTTATCGACGCGCGACACCTAACGGCGGCACCGTCGTCACCGCCGGCAGTACCGATTGGTCGCATGGTCTGACGCTCGACAAGGACGGTCCTGATCCCGTAATCGAGCGTGTCACCCTCAACGTGTTCAAACGCCTGGGTCAACGGTTTTCCGGTTGA
- a CDS encoding aldo/keto reductase, with translation MAAATISSYEPNPDRYDGRMSYRRCGRTGLNLPAISLGCWHNFGGEAVSDNHRRMLFTAFDAGITHFDLANNYGPPPGSAEEHVGTILKQLPRDELIISSKAGYRMWPGPYGEWSSRKSLLASLDQSLKRLRIDYVDLFYSHRFDPLTPLEETMGALDSAVRSGKALYVGISSYTAEQTRRAAAICKAEGFAPLAIHQPNYSMLNRWIEARLLDAVEDLGIGVIAFCPLYQGLLTNRYLNGIPAGSRASLPDSLLKGDDFHPDVLGTIRGLHEFAAQRGQSLAQLALTWVLRDRRVTSALIGASRPEQIAENVKAATAAPLTEDELRRIDELLAPAEAVLRKSTSPWARE, from the coding sequence ATGGCCGCCGCCACGATTTCCTCATATGAACCCAACCCCGACCGCTATGATGGTCGGATGTCTTATCGACGCTGTGGACGTACCGGTCTGAACCTGCCGGCGATCTCCCTGGGCTGCTGGCACAACTTCGGCGGCGAGGCTGTCTCTGACAACCATCGTCGGATGCTCTTCACTGCCTTTGACGCCGGAATCACCCACTTCGACCTGGCCAACAACTACGGCCCACCTCCCGGCAGCGCTGAGGAACATGTCGGCACGATCCTCAAACAACTCCCTCGCGACGAGTTGATTATCTCATCTAAGGCCGGTTATCGAATGTGGCCTGGTCCTTACGGCGAATGGAGCAGCCGCAAGTCGCTGCTGGCCAGTCTGGATCAGTCGCTCAAGCGTTTGAGAATCGATTATGTGGATTTGTTCTACAGCCATCGCTTTGACCCGTTGACGCCCCTCGAAGAGACGATGGGCGCGCTCGATTCGGCAGTCCGGTCGGGCAAAGCGCTCTATGTGGGGATCAGCAGCTACACCGCCGAGCAGACCCGAAGAGCGGCGGCGATTTGCAAGGCCGAGGGATTCGCGCCGTTGGCGATCCATCAGCCAAATTACTCCATGCTTAACCGTTGGATCGAAGCCCGGTTGCTGGACGCGGTGGAGGACCTGGGCATCGGCGTCATTGCCTTTTGTCCGCTTTATCAGGGGTTGCTGACGAATCGCTACCTCAATGGAATTCCCGCTGGGTCGCGCGCCTCGCTGCCGGACAGCTTGCTCAAAGGGGACGACTTTCATCCCGACGTGTTGGGCACGATTCGCGGCCTCCACGAGTTCGCTGCCCAACGGGGTCAATCCCTGGCCCAGCTGGCGTTGACCTGGGTGTTGCGCGATCGTCGAGTCACCTCCGCACTCATTGGTGCCAGTCGCCCCGAGCAGATCGCCGAGAATGTCAAAGCCGCCACCGCCGCCCCGCTCACCGAGGATGAACTGCGCCGCATCGACGAACTGCTTGCACCCGCCGAGGCGGTTCTACGGAAATCGACCTCACCCTGGGCGCGAGAGTGA
- the nth gene encoding endonuclease III yields MSSPVSGRRRSTSPLAEKAVQNPTADSISDSGSSEIQPGDGLARGGAAVSDQHETKSADSPPTKLPPIRNPGQPASKTSRAGTPRRPQGAKVRAALILERLIARYPEARCALTHQNPFQLLAATILSAQCTDVRVNLTTPALFARFPDPASLARADLAEVETLIRSTGFYHNKALNLIGMARAIVEHHGGVVPDNYDALTALPGVGRKTANVVMGDAFGRAEGVVVDTHVKRLAFRMGLTRHHDPIKIERDLMAILPRDQWVGFSHRMIFHGRDTCDARKPRCESCILADLCPKVGVESATSKPRRARFSSADE; encoded by the coding sequence ATGTCCTCACCCGTCTCCGGTCGTCGGCGCTCCACGTCCCCCTTGGCCGAGAAGGCTGTGCAAAACCCCACCGCCGATTCGATCTCCGATTCCGGTTCGTCCGAAATCCAACCTGGTGATGGTCTTGCCCGAGGGGGAGCTGCCGTGTCTGATCAGCATGAAACGAAATCCGCGGACTCTCCTCCCACCAAGTTGCCGCCGATCCGCAACCCCGGTCAACCCGCCTCGAAGACCTCCCGCGCCGGGACGCCACGCCGTCCTCAAGGTGCCAAGGTTCGAGCCGCGCTCATTCTAGAACGCCTGATCGCTCGCTATCCCGAAGCGCGTTGCGCGCTAACTCATCAGAATCCATTTCAGCTCTTGGCCGCGACCATCCTCTCCGCTCAGTGTACTGATGTTCGAGTCAATCTGACCACGCCCGCACTCTTCGCGCGATTCCCCGACCCGGCTTCGCTGGCTCGGGCCGATCTCGCCGAGGTGGAGACTCTGATCCGCTCGACTGGGTTCTATCACAACAAGGCGCTCAACTTGATCGGGATGGCGCGGGCGATCGTCGAGCATCACGGCGGAGTTGTGCCCGACAATTACGACGCCCTGACCGCCTTGCCGGGGGTGGGCCGCAAGACTGCCAACGTGGTCATGGGCGACGCCTTCGGACGCGCCGAGGGAGTGGTGGTCGATACCCACGTCAAACGCCTGGCGTTTCGCATGGGGCTGACCCGTCATCACGATCCCATCAAAATCGAACGCGACCTCATGGCGATCCTGCCCCGCGACCAGTGGGTTGGCTTCTCACACCGGATGATCTTCCACGGTCGGGATACCTGCGACGCCCGCAAACCACGCTGCGAGAGCTGCATACTGGCCGACCTTTGTCCTAAGGTCGGTGTCGAATCCGCAACCTCCAAGCCCCGTCGCGCTCGCTTCTCGTCGGCTGACGAATGA
- a CDS encoding LON peptidase substrate-binding domain-containing protein, which translates to MSDPQELDGFKGICRLFPLGGVVMFPHSVLPLHIFEPRYRQMTRDALADDQLIAIANLAADGGVNEDGEPNLAPVACLGRVVRHQELPDGRFSLLLQGIKRVRLISEINDPEKLYRQARVELLDDLEEDSPSNAQRHERLLDLFRDLFPPGHSAGRELLELLESDLSLGAVTDIVSHALNFPPPIKQALLEEVNVAHRADQLIKLIRPLAPQRPRWPVFPPPPSLN; encoded by the coding sequence ATGTCCGACCCTCAGGAATTGGATGGTTTCAAAGGAATCTGCCGCCTCTTCCCGTTGGGCGGGGTGGTGATGTTTCCTCACAGCGTCTTGCCGCTGCATATCTTTGAACCGCGCTACCGTCAAATGACGCGCGACGCTCTGGCCGACGATCAGCTGATTGCGATCGCCAATCTCGCGGCCGACGGAGGCGTCAACGAAGACGGCGAGCCGAACCTGGCTCCCGTGGCCTGCCTGGGACGGGTGGTGCGTCATCAGGAACTCCCCGACGGACGCTTCAGCCTGTTGCTCCAGGGGATCAAACGGGTCCGTCTGATCAGCGAGATCAACGACCCCGAAAAGCTTTACCGTCAGGCGCGGGTCGAACTGCTGGACGACCTAGAGGAGGATTCCCCCTCCAACGCCCAGCGGCACGAGCGTTTGCTGGATTTGTTCCGCGACTTGTTTCCACCTGGTCACTCGGCCGGTCGGGAATTATTGGAATTGTTGGAAAGCGACCTGTCGTTGGGAGCGGTCACCGACATTGTGTCTCACGCGCTCAACTTCCCACCGCCAATCAAACAGGCGCTGCTGGAGGAGGTCAATGTGGCTCATCGTGCTGACCAGCTCATCAAGCTGATTCGCCCCCTCGCCCCTCAACGTCCTCGTTGGCCAGTCTTCCCACCCCCTCCTAGCCTCAACTGA
- the folE gene encoding GTP cyclohydrolase I FolE, whose protein sequence is MEEDGPPTAASTPSPVDLERIARAVREILIAVGENPDREGIRDTPQRVARMYAEVFQGLHQNPRDHLKTAFTETYEDTILIRDIAFISFCEHHLLPFVGKTHVAYRPRGRVVGLSKVPRVVDVLSRRPQLQERLTTDLADLLHCELDAQGVAVMVEATHSCMTIRGVSKPGSSCWTFAMRGVYETDPALRAEVLAMVRGG, encoded by the coding sequence ATGGAGGAGGACGGTCCCCCCACCGCAGCCTCGACCCCAAGTCCGGTCGATCTGGAACGAATCGCCCGCGCCGTGCGCGAAATTTTGATCGCGGTGGGCGAAAACCCCGACCGGGAGGGAATTCGCGACACCCCTCAACGGGTCGCTCGGATGTACGCCGAAGTCTTCCAGGGCCTGCACCAAAACCCTCGGGATCACCTCAAAACCGCCTTCACCGAGACCTACGAGGACACGATCCTGATTCGGGATATCGCCTTCATCAGTTTCTGCGAGCATCATTTGTTGCCCTTCGTAGGTAAGACGCATGTCGCCTATCGACCCCGCGGACGGGTGGTGGGCCTCTCCAAGGTGCCTCGGGTGGTGGATGTCCTCTCCCGCCGTCCACAGTTGCAGGAACGCCTCACTACCGACCTGGCCGACCTGCTCCATTGCGAGCTCGACGCCCAAGGCGTCGCAGTCATGGTCGAGGCGACCCATTCCTGCATGACGATCCGCGGGGTCAGCAAGCCGGGCAGCTCCTGTTGGACCTTCGCCATGCGCGGGGTTTACGAGACCGACCCCGCCCTCCGCGCCGAGGTGCTGGCGATGGTTCGAGGAGGGTGA
- a CDS encoding FAD-binding oxidoreductase yields MNRNELRARVREDLGGVIDGELWFDPIRRAPYASDASIFEIDPLGVVVPRHWEDVRQTLLYAREQGIAVQPRGSGTGLAGESLGDGLTLDLSHSFRRILAIEDDTVTVEPGVTLGTLNRVLAERGRRLGPDPSGAATCTLGAMIAGDAAGARSPRYGTTADHVVSLSVMFAHGEEATLERRPWPRGDDDPGDDFVAGLTRKLAGLLGRNVETIRARRPRSPRNRCGYAVWSAGSPDLGWIDPARLVVGSEGTLAIVTQITMRTVPIPPARGVAVLTFAHLSDACAAVPDLLEDDPVACDLHDWRGLSLLRDGEERIWARRWFGDDARAALVLLFEESDPDEINRRLQRVLQRHRVRTVSPPQSVPARTLRETTVAATIDPREVERLFYLRQRILPLLMRRRSRRQAVPLLEDLAVDPRDLPSVLRQLQNVFKRHAVNWTLYGHAGAGQLHARPFLDLADPADRSKIAPLAAEIYERVWEFGGTISGEHGCGLARSVFTAKQYGPDITRLFREIKTAFDPENLLNPGKVVADDPELPIHLLRRTPAWSGVEAEAPLSSEEDASLEWPIAPSRDHEDSGALSPLGDSSATRNPPPSLPPERGGSGSKVASWLTQRVQPPPPPILEPTLAWEERGFLESLTACNGCGACRSREPGPGLRMCPTFRALGDEAAAPRTQVQLLRSIAAGVIDPRIWGSDDLKTNAHLCVHCGLCRVECPAGVDVSALMIEAKAAHVANHGLAASDWVLSRLEVWVRLAGRVPGLANRLLGSRSLRFLLERLAGLSRRRCLPRLARRPFLKRAVELGWTIPRPHLPGPRAAYFVDVFANAYDPELAEASVLLLQKFGVNVYVPLPQRGSGMAALSVGDLDFARELALVNLRSLGNAVRDGYTIVCTEPTAALVLKREYPRLVDDLDALTVARHTMDLFEYLDALDQHRPPPEPTVPIPGRLGYHQPCHLRAQEIGTPGLDRLRRIPELQVEFIDRGCSGMAGTFGLSKRHFLTSLRAGRDLLNRLRDPDLDFGSTECGACRMQMEQGMSKRTHHPVKLLAVAHGLLPEFRAKIRLPKDRHEIAT; encoded by the coding sequence GTGAACAGAAACGAACTTCGAGCGCGGGTCCGTGAGGATCTGGGGGGGGTGATCGACGGCGAACTCTGGTTTGATCCCATCCGACGCGCTCCCTACGCCAGCGACGCCAGCATCTTCGAGATCGACCCTCTTGGGGTCGTCGTTCCCCGCCACTGGGAGGACGTGCGGCAAACCCTGCTCTACGCCCGCGAGCAGGGGATCGCCGTCCAACCCCGCGGCTCCGGCACCGGACTGGCGGGCGAAAGTCTGGGCGATGGGCTGACCCTCGACCTCAGCCACTCCTTTCGACGTATCCTGGCCATCGAGGACGACACGGTCACCGTCGAACCCGGCGTGACTCTGGGGACCCTCAACCGCGTCCTCGCCGAACGGGGACGACGCCTGGGACCCGACCCCAGCGGCGCGGCCACCTGTACCCTGGGCGCGATGATCGCCGGCGACGCCGCCGGAGCGAGATCGCCGCGCTACGGGACCACTGCCGACCATGTGGTGAGCCTCTCGGTGATGTTTGCCCACGGCGAGGAGGCTACCCTCGAACGCCGCCCCTGGCCGCGAGGCGACGACGACCCCGGCGACGACTTCGTGGCCGGTCTGACCCGCAAGCTCGCCGGACTGCTCGGACGCAACGTCGAGACCATCCGCGCCCGACGACCCCGCTCCCCCCGCAACCGCTGCGGCTACGCCGTCTGGAGCGCCGGGAGTCCCGACCTGGGTTGGATCGACCCCGCCCGGCTCGTCGTCGGCTCGGAAGGCACCCTGGCAATCGTCACTCAGATCACCATGCGAACCGTGCCGATCCCCCCGGCGCGGGGAGTAGCTGTTCTGACCTTCGCCCATTTGTCCGACGCCTGCGCTGCGGTCCCCGACCTGCTCGAAGACGACCCCGTGGCCTGCGACCTGCACGATTGGCGTGGCCTGAGCCTGTTACGCGACGGCGAGGAACGAATCTGGGCCCGCCGCTGGTTCGGCGACGACGCCCGCGCCGCCCTGGTCCTCCTCTTCGAGGAATCCGACCCCGACGAGATCAATCGACGTCTTCAACGGGTGCTTCAACGTCACCGCGTCCGCACCGTCTCGCCCCCCCAATCCGTCCCCGCCCGCACGCTTCGAGAAACCACCGTCGCGGCCACCATCGACCCCCGCGAGGTCGAACGGCTGTTCTACTTGCGTCAACGGATCCTTCCGCTGTTGATGCGGCGTCGCTCAAGACGGCAGGCGGTCCCACTGCTGGAGGACCTGGCAGTTGATCCCCGCGACCTGCCCAGCGTTCTTCGCCAACTTCAAAATGTTTTCAAGCGTCATGCGGTCAACTGGACCCTTTACGGCCACGCCGGGGCCGGTCAACTCCATGCGCGTCCGTTTCTGGATCTGGCCGATCCAGCCGACCGCAGCAAAATCGCGCCGTTGGCCGCCGAGATTTACGAGCGTGTTTGGGAGTTTGGCGGCACGATTTCTGGTGAACATGGCTGTGGATTGGCGCGCAGCGTCTTCACGGCCAAGCAGTACGGCCCCGACATCACCCGTCTGTTTCGGGAAATCAAGACGGCGTTCGACCCCGAAAATCTGCTCAACCCCGGCAAGGTCGTGGCTGACGACCCCGAGTTGCCCATTCACCTGCTCAGACGAACGCCCGCCTGGAGTGGGGTCGAAGCCGAGGCGCCCCTGTCTTCAGAGGAGGACGCTTCGCTGGAATGGCCGATCGCTCCGTCGCGCGACCACGAGGACTCGGGAGCGCTCAGCCCGCTGGGCGACTCCTCCGCCACAAGGAATCCGCCCCCCTCTCTGCCGCCAGAACGTGGCGGCTCCGGCTCCAAGGTCGCCTCCTGGTTGACTCAACGAGTCCAACCGCCCCCGCCGCCGATTCTGGAACCAACCCTGGCCTGGGAGGAACGCGGCTTTCTCGAAAGCCTGACTGCCTGCAACGGCTGCGGCGCATGCCGCTCGCGCGAGCCGGGTCCAGGCTTGAGAATGTGCCCCACCTTTCGTGCACTGGGCGACGAAGCCGCCGCCCCCCGTACCCAGGTCCAACTGCTGAGGTCGATCGCGGCAGGCGTGATTGATCCACGAATATGGGGATCGGATGATCTTAAAACGAACGCCCATCTCTGCGTCCATTGCGGACTCTGCCGAGTGGAGTGTCCCGCCGGTGTGGATGTCTCGGCGCTCATGATCGAGGCCAAGGCGGCCCATGTGGCCAACCACGGCTTGGCCGCCTCTGACTGGGTTTTGTCCCGTCTGGAAGTCTGGGTACGTCTGGCCGGACGGGTTCCCGGCTTAGCCAACCGTCTGCTTGGCTCGCGGAGCCTGCGTTTCCTGCTGGAACGGCTCGCCGGGCTGTCCCGACGCCGCTGCCTGCCCCGTCTGGCCCGCCGACCGTTCCTTAAAAGGGCCGTCGAACTCGGCTGGACCATCCCCCGTCCTCATCTCCCCGGCCCCCGCGCTGCTTACTTCGTGGATGTCTTCGCCAACGCCTACGACCCCGAACTCGCCGAAGCCAGCGTGCTTTTACTCCAAAAGTTCGGCGTCAATGTCTATGTGCCGCTCCCTCAACGCGGCTCGGGCATGGCCGCGCTCTCGGTGGGCGACCTCGACTTCGCCCGCGAACTCGCCCTGGTCAACCTGCGGTCCCTGGGCAACGCCGTGCGCGACGGTTACACCATCGTCTGCACCGAACCGACCGCCGCCCTCGTCCTCAAACGGGAATACCCCCGGTTGGTGGACGATCTCGACGCTCTGACGGTCGCCCGACATACCATGGATCTGTTCGAATATCTCGACGCCCTCGACCAACACCGCCCCCCGCCCGAACCGACTGTGCCGATCCCCGGACGCCTCGGCTACCATCAACCCTGCCACCTCCGCGCCCAGGAGATCGGCACGCCGGGACTCGACCGACTCCGACGCATCCCTGAACTCCAAGTCGAGTTCATCGACCGCGGTTGCTCCGGCATGGCCGGCACCTTCGGCCTGAGCAAACGCCACTTCCTGACCTCGCTCCGCGCGGGACGCGATTTGCTCAACCGGTTGCGCGACCCCGACCTCGACTTCGGCTCGACCGAATGCGGCGCGTGTCGGATGCAGATGGAACAAGGCATGTCCAAACGAACCCATCACCCGGTCAAGCTCCTCGCGGTCGCCCACGGACTTCTGCCCGAGTTCCGGGCCAAGATCCGTCTGCCCAAGGATCGTCACGAGATCGCCACCTGA
- a CDS encoding DUF1573 domain-containing protein, which translates to MTGDTSLVVPYLQGERFLVSQTDHHLGTLRQGDERTFTVDLLNQAGESVQVHGAQRDCSCLVTDEFPVTIEPGQRLSLGVRVHVPDQPGAFEQHVTFYTTSPEKPRIFVTARADVVAQEGPNPSEMTP; encoded by the coding sequence ATGACGGGGGACACCTCACTTGTAGTCCCTTATCTTCAGGGCGAGCGTTTCCTGGTCTCCCAGACCGATCACCATCTCGGAACCCTGCGACAGGGGGATGAGAGGACCTTCACGGTCGATCTCCTCAACCAGGCGGGGGAATCAGTTCAGGTTCACGGAGCGCAACGGGATTGTTCCTGCCTTGTGACCGATGAGTTCCCCGTCACGATCGAACCCGGACAACGCCTGAGTCTCGGAGTGCGGGTGCATGTCCCTGATCAGCCCGGCGCGTTCGAGCAACACGTCACGTTCTACACGACAAGCCCGGAAAAACCCAGGATTTTCGTGACCGCGCGGGCCGATGTCGTCGCTCAAGAAGGACCAAATCCTTCTGAGATGACCCCCTGA
- a CDS encoding DUF1559 family PulG-like putative transporter — protein sequence MELLVVIAVIGALIALLLPAVQAAREAARRAQCANNLKQFGLALANYQTALGVYPFGVGGGGPPESDEPRWSAPSQLLPFLEQRLVFDSLNFCGVPWMHDPVYSLRNATALTTRIATFLCPSDFDAIDDPFGLAPINYRANAGTLPRNLARDTGVLGATARNTGVFWFQSAVGPAQVRDGLNSTAFFSERVRGVSGRPDALADYYQVGNDQEECRQAGVNARYTNDFEWSGGRWGDGNMFYTRYHHIFPPNAPSCLLNGVQDYGSPIIVTATSRHSGGVHALMGDGSVRFVKQTIAPNIWRALGTIHGGEAIDSSAL from the coding sequence ATCGAACTTCTGGTGGTGATCGCGGTCATCGGCGCGTTGATCGCGCTGCTGTTGCCCGCCGTCCAGGCGGCCCGCGAGGCGGCCCGGCGCGCCCAGTGCGCCAACAACCTCAAACAGTTCGGCCTGGCGCTGGCCAATTATCAAACGGCGCTGGGGGTCTATCCCTTCGGAGTCGGCGGAGGCGGCCCGCCCGAGTCGGACGAACCCCGCTGGTCGGCACCGTCGCAGCTCTTGCCGTTTCTGGAACAGCGGTTGGTGTTCGACTCGCTGAACTTCTGCGGCGTCCCCTGGATGCACGATCCGGTGTACAGCCTCCGCAACGCCACCGCGCTCACCACCCGGATCGCCACCTTCCTTTGCCCCTCCGACTTCGACGCGATCGACGACCCGTTCGGTCTGGCTCCGATCAATTACCGGGCCAACGCGGGCACCTTGCCGCGCAACCTCGCCCGAGACACCGGCGTTCTGGGAGCGACCGCCCGCAACACCGGGGTCTTCTGGTTCCAAAGCGCGGTGGGTCCGGCTCAGGTGCGCGACGGCCTGAATTCCACCGCGTTCTTCAGCGAGCGGGTACGCGGCGTTTCGGGTCGTCCCGACGCTCTGGCCGACTATTACCAGGTCGGCAACGACCAGGAGGAGTGCCGTCAAGCCGGGGTCAACGCCCGCTACACCAACGACTTCGAGTGGTCGGGCGGACGCTGGGGCGATGGGAACATGTTCTACACGAGGTATCACCACATCTTTCCGCCCAACGCGCCCAGTTGCCTGCTCAACGGCGTCCAGGATTACGGCAGCCCCATCATCGTGACCGCCACGAGTCGGCACTCGGGAGGGGTCCACGCGCTCATGGGCGACGGATCGGTTCGGTTCGTCAAACAAACGATCGCTCCCAACATCTGGCGGGCATTGGGGACGATTCACGGCGGCGAGGCGATCGACTCCAGCGCGTTGTGA
- a CDS encoding FAD:protein FMN transferase, translating to MNPPRLSSPAPIDRRHLLTGRLGGSSSVPPLYDSGTDTGTPGSIDLLNARRAGMGTFFEVKLPAATPRAAALATEALDVIDRLEGQLTVYRPDSELSRINATAHLGPVEVEPGLFDLLETALEFGEATQGAYDVAIGALSEVWGFTRGPKRIPDPFALEEARQRSGVHHVHLDRNSRTIRFDRPGVILNLGGIGKGFALDRAAETLKDRPGLHGALIHGGRSSLIALGSPGWLGTGWLIALLDPTDPSGQRSLGTLTLENRAMGASAATYQRFEANGRKYGHLIDPRTGEPVPFEADRPLGVVVTASSATEADALSTALFVMTRIEAREFLARRPDLGVLLIHAPLRPDEPPQVLVKGRAALEFLPG from the coding sequence GTGAATCCGCCACGCCTCTCCTCCCCAGCTCCGATCGATCGCCGCCATCTCCTCACCGGACGGTTGGGCGGTTCGTCGTCCGTTCCGCCCCTCTATGACTCCGGGACCGACACGGGGACACCCGGCTCGATTGACCTGCTCAACGCCCGACGCGCCGGGATGGGCACCTTCTTCGAGGTGAAACTGCCCGCCGCGACCCCTCGGGCCGCCGCGCTCGCCACCGAGGCGCTCGATGTCATCGACCGCCTGGAAGGCCAGTTGACCGTTTACCGGCCCGACTCGGAACTTAGCCGCATCAACGCCACCGCTCATCTCGGGCCGGTCGAGGTCGAACCTGGGTTGTTCGACCTGTTGGAAACCGCTCTAGAGTTCGGCGAGGCGACCCAGGGCGCGTATGACGTGGCGATCGGCGCGCTTTCGGAGGTCTGGGGGTTCACCCGCGGCCCCAAACGGATTCCCGACCCGTTCGCTCTGGAGGAGGCCCGCCAACGCTCGGGCGTTCATCACGTTCATCTCGATCGGAATTCCCGCACGATTCGGTTCGATCGTCCCGGCGTGATCCTCAACCTGGGCGGCATCGGCAAAGGGTTTGCGCTCGACCGCGCGGCGGAGACGCTCAAGGATCGTCCAGGATTGCATGGCGCGTTGATTCACGGCGGACGCTCCAGCCTGATCGCGCTGGGGTCGCCCGGTTGGTTGGGGACCGGCTGGCTGATCGCTTTGCTCGACCCGACCGACCCGAGCGGTCAGCGCTCCCTGGGCACGCTCACCCTGGAAAACCGGGCAATGGGCGCGTCGGCGGCCACCTATCAGAGGTTTGAGGCCAATGGCCGCAAGTATGGTCATCTGATCGACCCCCGCACCGGCGAACCGGTGCCGTTTGAAGCCGATCGTCCATTGGGCGTGGTCGTCACCGCCTCCAGCGCCACCGAGGCCGACGCCTTGTCCACCGCGTTGTTCGTCATGACCCGGATCGAGGCCCGCGAGTTCCTCGCCAGGCGTCCCGACCTGGGGGTTCTGCTAATCCACGCCCCTCTCCGTCCCGACGAGCCGCCCCAAGTGTTGGTCAAGGGCCGTGCAGCTTTGGAATTCCTGCCTGGTTGA